In Populus alba chromosome 1, ASM523922v2, whole genome shotgun sequence, a single window of DNA contains:
- the LOC118047031 gene encoding DNA topoisomerase 2 isoform X3 yields the protein MAAATKKVPLATSNSVNTNQGKTIEETYQKKSQLEHILLRPDTYIGSIEKHAQTLWVYEGDKIVHRSVTYVPGLYKIFDEILVNAADNKQRDPKMDSLKVVIDGENNLVSVYNNGDGVPVEIHKEEGVYVPELIFGHLLTSSNYDDAEKKTTGGRNGYGAKLTNIFSTEFVIETADGKRQKKYKQVFSNNMGKKSEPMITKCKEGENWTKVTFKPDLAKFSMTHLEEDVVALMKKRVVDMAGCLGKTVKIELNGSRVPVKSFQDYVYMYLNSASEPGSERPKSFYEKVGDRWEVCVSLTEGQFQQVSFVNSIATIKGGTHVDYVTNQITNYVMNAVNKKHKNSNIKAHNVKNYLWVFVNCLIDNPAFDSQTKETLTLRQSSFGSKCELSEDFLKKVAKSDIVDNLLSWAKFKENKELKKTDGTKTAKVNVPKLEDANEAGGRYSEKCTLILTEGDSAKALAIAGVAGLSQTERSFYGVFPLRGKLLNVREATPKQLKENKEIECIKKILGLQHDKQYSNVKSLRYGHLMIMTDQDHDGSHIKGLLINFLHSFWPSLLKVPSFLVEFITPIVKATHRNGTVLSFYSMPEYESWKGSLAGNASSWSIKYYKGLGTSTSKEGKAYFQSLDKHKKDFIWMDEQDGDAIELAFSKKKIEARKSWLRQYEPGTHLDQKQKLIKYSDFINKELILFSMADLQRSIPSMVDGLKPGQRKILFCSFKRNFVKEAKISQFSGYVSEHSAYHHGEQSLASTIIGMAQDFVGSNNINLLLPNGQFGTRSVGGKDHASARYIYTQLSPITRFLFPKDDDGLLDYLDEDGQTIEPTWYMPIIPMVLVNGCEGIGTGWSTFIPNYNPRDVVANIRRLLNGEMMEPMNPWYRGFKGTIEKGASKEAGCSYTVNGVINEVNETTLRITELPIRRWTDDYKAFLNSVTEGNRDENGNLPKDPFIKDFRKYGDDATVVFEVLLSEENMMIAKQEGLLKKFKLTTSISTSNMHLFDSAGVIKKYDNPEQILEDFFHLRLEYYERRKKVLLENLEFELLKLENKVRFILGVVRGEIIVNNRKRADLFQELHQKGFTPIPKKSKAVVAGATDDKDEAEDSLEVSGVRASDYDYLLSMAIGTLTLEKVQQLCADHDKLNGEVDNLRKTTPIVLWVKDLEALEMQLDVLDKCDAEAEEARKKLKGDANGEAGFKVSKQAPKNPRKYTKKAINEEVSVETMGKPSSSAMETENAAEVVKPKGRGGSRKAPAKKQDKPISDEDDEIESLKDRLKAYRLDSSPEQSAETETDVLRVPAGRNAARKKPLAAVSVISDSEDEPDLDDDFDVQVKAVPETKKKGGRKAAAANEKAAKPPAATKRRGPASKQSQGLGQQLLTEMLKPAEESGISPEKKVRKMRASPFNKKSGSLLGGNHKGDDTGIETMPASTSENADVIDVPAKARPQRATRKQTTYVLSDSESEDSDFEQASEDSDSD from the exons atgGCGGCAGCGACCAAGAAAGTCCCATTAGCAACAAGCAACAGCGTAAACACGAACCAGGGGAAGACAATCGAAGAAACCTACCAGAAAAAGTCCCAATTGGAGCACATTCTTCTGCGACCCGACACCTATATCGGGTCAATCGAGAAGCACGCACAGACCCTCTGGGTTTACGAGGGTGACAAAATAGTGCACCGATCGGTCACCTATGTGCCAGGTCTTTacaaaatctttgatgaaataTTGGTGAATGCAGCGGATAATAAGCAAAGAGACCCGAAAATGGACTCTTTGAAGGTCGTGATTGATGGGGAGAATAATCTGGTTAGTGTTTATAACAATGGAGATGGGGTTCCGGTGGAGATACACAAGGAGGAAGGTGTTTATGTGCCTGAATTGATTTTTGGGCATTTGTTGACTAGTAGTAATTATGATGATGCTGAGAAGAAGACCACTGGCGGGAGAAACGGGTATGGTGCAAAGCTTACGAATATTTTTTCGACCGAGTTTGTGATTGAGACGGCTGATGGGAAAAGGCAAAAGAAGTATAAGCAG GTTTTCTCTAACAACATGGGGAAAAAATCTGAGCCAATGATCACTAAGTGCAAGGAGGGTGAGAATTGGACCAAGGTGACATTTAAGCCTGATTTGGCTAAGTTTAGCATGACTCATCTGGAAGAAGATGTGGTAGCTTTGATGAAGAAAAGGGTGGTTGACATGGCTGGTTGCCTTGGAAAGACTGTGAAGATTGAGCTCAACGGAAGTCGTGTGCCTGTCAAATCATTTCAAGATTATGTTTACATGTACTTGAACTCTGCCTCTGAACCTGGCTCAGAACGCCCTAAAAG TTTCTACGAGAAAGTTGGTGATAGGTGGGAGGTTTGTGTGAGCCTCACGGAAGGTCAATTCCAGCAG GTCAGCTTCGTTAATAGCATTGCAACCATCAAGGGTGGAACTCATGTTGATTACGTCACTAATCAGATCACTAATTATGTGATGAATGCTGTTAATAAGAAGCACAAGAATTCCAACATCAAAGCCCATAACGTGAAGAACTATCTGTGGGTTTTTGTCAATTGCCTTATTGATAACCCTGCTTTTGATTCTCAAACAAAGGAAACGTTGACACTTCGCCAGAGCAGTTTTGGATCGAAATGTGAACTTTCTGAAGACTTTTTGAAGAAAG TGGCAAAGTCTGACATCGTCGACAACCTCCTCTCGTGGGCAAAATTCAAGGAAAACAAGGAGCTTAAGAAGACTGATGGAACAAAGACAGCGAAGGTTAATGTTCCGAAGCTCGAGGATGCTAACGAGGCTGGAGGGAGGTACTCTGAAAAATGTACATTGATATTGACTGAAGGAGATTCAGCAAAAGCTCTGGCA ATAGCTGGTGTGGCTGGGCTGTCTCAGACGGAACGGAGTTTCTACGGTGTATTTCCTTTGAGAGGTAAATTGCTCAATGTGCGAGAAGCCACGCCTAAACAGCTCAAAGAGAATAAGGAAATTGAGTGCATCAAGAAGATTCTTGGTTTGCAGCATGATAAGCAGTACAGTAATGTCAAGTCTCTGAGATACGGTCATCTGATGATAATGACAGACCAG GATCATGATGGGTCTCACATTAAAGGCCTGCTGATCAATTTCCTTCATTCATTCTGGCCATCATTACTGAAAGTCCCATCATTCTTGGTTGAGTTTATAACTCCTATTGTCAAG GCAACTCATAGAAACGGAACAGTTCTATCGTTTTATTCCATGCCGGAGTATGAATCCTGGAAAGGAAGTTTGGCGGGAAATGCGAGTAGCTGGTCCATCAAATACTATAAG GGGTTGGGAACAAGTACATCCAAGGAAGGAAAAGCATACTTTCAAAGTCTTGACAAGCACAAGAAagactttatatggatggatgAGCAAGATGGGGATGCAATAGAGCTTGCGTTTAGTAAAAAGAAGATCGAAGCAAGAAAGAGTTGGCTTCGGCAGTACGAG CCTGGTACTCACCTTGATCAGAAACAGAAGCTCATAAAGTACAGCGATTTCATTAACAAGGAGCTTATATTGTTTTCCATGGCGGATCTTCAAAGATCCATTCCTTCAATGGTTGATGGCCTCAAGCCTGGTCAGAGGAAGatccttttctgttcttttaaGAGGAATTTTGTCAAAGAGGCGAAGATTTCCCAGTTTTCTGGTTATGTATCCGAGCATTCTGCTTATCATCATGGTGAGCAGAGTCTTGCCAGTACAATCATTGGAATGGCACAGGATTTTGTTGGCAGCAACAACATTAACCTTCTTCTGCCAAATGGTCAATTTGGCACCCGCAGTGTG GGAGGCAAAGACCATGCAAGTGCTAGGTACATTTATACTCAGCTCTCTCCTATTACGAGGTTCTTGTTCCCAAAGGATGATGATGGCCTTCTTGATTACTTGGATGAAGATGGGCAAACCATTGAACCTACTTg GTACATGCCAATTATTCCAATGGTCCTTGTGAATGGTTGTGAAGGAATCGGCACTGGCTGGAGCACTTTCATCCCTAACTATAACCCAAGGGATGTTGTCGCAAACATAAGGCGgttattgaatggtgaaatgaTGGAGCCTATGAATCCATGGTATAGAGGTTTTAAAGGAACTATTGAAAAAGGTGCATCAAAGGAAGCTGGTTGTAGCTACACTGTTAATGGTGTCATCAATGAAGTAAATGAGACAACACTCAGGATAACTGAACTGCCCATCCGTCGGTGGACAGATGATTACAAGGCATTTTTGAATTCTGTTACAGAGGGGAATAGAGATGAAAATGGCAATTTACCAAAGGATCCCTTTATTAAG GATTTCAGAAAGTATGGTGATGATGCGACAGTAGTTTTTGAAGTTCTGTTGTCGGAAGAGAACATGATGATTGCAAAGCAAGAGGGTTTgctaaagaaatttaaattaaccaCCTCAATTAGCACAAGTAATATGCACCTCTTTGATTCAGCAGGggtgattaaaaaatatgacaacCCAGAACAAA TCCTTGAAGATTTTTTCCACTTAAGGCTTGAATACTACGAGAGAAGAAAG AAAGTTCTGCTGGAAAATCTAGAATTCGAGTTGTTGAAACTGGAAAACAAGGTCAGGTTTATCCTTGGAGTCGTGAGAGGTGAAATCATTGTGAATAACAGGAAGAGAGCCGATTTGTTCCAAGAGCTGCACCAGAAAGGTTTTACCCCCATTCCGAAGAAATCTAAGGCTGTTGTTGCTGGGGCAACGGATGATAAAGATGAAGCAGAAGACAGCCTTGAAGTTTCTGGGGTGAGGGCTAGTGACTATGACTATTTGCTGTCAATGGCAATTGGAACCTTGACACTAGAAAAGGTTCAGCAGCTATGTGCTGACCATGACAAACTCAATGGAGAGGTTGACAATTTAAGAAAGACAACTCCAATAGTTTTGTGGGTGAAAGATCTTGAGGCTCTTGAGATGCAACTTGAT GTGCTGGATAAATGTGATGCTGAAGCAGAGGAggcaagaaagaaattaaaaggtgATGCAAATGGCGAAGCTGGTTTTAAGGTTTCTAAACAAGCACCTAAAAATCCAAGGAAGTACACTAAGAAAGCCATAAATGAAGAAGTATCTGTTGAGACCATGGGAAAACCATCCAGTTCTGCAATGGAGACAG AGAATGCTGCTGAGGTAGTGAAACCCAAAGGAAGGGGAGGATCAAGGAAGGCTCCTGCTAAAAAG CAGGACAAACCAATTTCGGATGAGGATGATGAAATAGAATCGTTGAAGGATCGACTTAAGGCATATAGACTTGATTCTTCGCCTGAGCAATCAGCTG AAACGGAGACTGATGTGCTTCGAGTACCAGCTGGGAGAAACGCTGCTAGGAAGAAGCCTCTAGCGGCTGTCTCAGTAATTTCTGATAGTGAGGACGAACCAGATCTTGACGACGACTTCGATGTACAAGTGAAAGCTGTcccagaaacaaaaaagaaggggGGGAGAAAAGCTGCTGCTGCAAATGAAAAGGCGGCCAAACCACCTGCAGCGACGAAGAGGAGAGGGCCAGCCAGCAAGCAGTCCCAGGGATTGGGCCAGCAGCTTCTAACTGAAATGTTGAAGCCTGCTGAAGAATCAGGAATATCTCCAGAAAagaaagtgaggaaaatgaGGGCATCTCCATTCAACAAGAAGAGTGGTTCTTTATTGGGCGGAAATCACAAGGGAGATGATACTGGAATTGAAACAATGCCAGCTTCTACATCTGAAAACGCCGATGTCATCGACGTGCCAGCAAAAGCAAGACCGCAGAGGGCAACCCGGAAGCAGACTACGTATGTCTTGAGTGACTCAGAGAGTGAAGATTCTGATTTTGAGCAGGCTAGTGAAGATTCGGACTCCGACTAG
- the LOC118047031 gene encoding DNA topoisomerase 2 isoform X1 yields the protein MAAATKKVPLATSNSVNTNQGKTIEETYQKKSQLEHILLRPDTYIGSIEKHAQTLWVYEGDKIVHRSVTYVPGLYKIFDEILVNAADNKQRDPKMDSLKVVIDGENNLVSVYNNGDGVPVEIHKEEGVYVPELIFGHLLTSSNYDDAEKKTTGGRNGYGAKLTNIFSTEFVIETADGKRQKKYKQVFSNNMGKKSEPMITKCKEGENWTKVTFKPDLAKFSMTHLEEDVVALMKKRVVDMAGCLGKTVKIELNGSRVPVKSFQDYVYMYLNSASEPGSERPKSFYEKVGDRWEVCVSLTEGQFQQVSFVNSIATIKGGTHVDYVTNQITNYVMNAVNKKHKNSNIKAHNVKNYLWVFVNCLIDNPAFDSQTKETLTLRQSSFGSKCELSEDFLKKVAKSDIVDNLLSWAKFKENKELKKTDGTKTAKVNVPKLEDANEAGGRYSEKCTLILTEGDSAKALAIAGVAGLSQTERSFYGVFPLRGKLLNVREATPKQLKENKEIECIKKILGLQHDKQYSNVKSLRYGHLMIMTDQDHDGSHIKGLLINFLHSFWPSLLKVPSFLVEFITPIVKATHRNGTVLSFYSMPEYESWKGSLAGNASSWSIKYYKGLGTSTSKEGKAYFQSLDKHKKDFIWMDEQDGDAIELAFSKKKIEARKSWLRQYEPGTHLDQKQKLIKYSDFINKELILFSMADLQRSIPSMVDGLKPGQRKILFCSFKRNFVKEAKISQFSGYVSEHSAYHHGEQSLASTIIGMAQDFVGSNNINLLLPNGQFGTRSVGGKDHASARYIYTQLSPITRFLFPKDDDGLLDYLDEDGQTIEPTWYMPIIPMVLVNGCEGIGTGWSTFIPNYNPRDVVANIRRLLNGEMMEPMNPWYRGFKGTIEKGASKEAGCSYTVNGVINEVNETTLRITELPIRRWTDDYKAFLNSVTEGNRDENGNLPKDPFIKDFRKYGDDATVVFEVLLSEENMMIAKQEGLLKKFKLTTSISTSNMHLFDSAGVIKKYDNPEQILEDFFHLRLEYYERRKKVLLENLEFELLKLENKVRFILGVVRGEIIVNNRKRADLFQELHQKGFTPIPKKSKAVVAGATDDKDEAEDSLEVSGVRASDYDYLLSMAIGTLTLEKVQQLCADHDKLNGEVDNLRKTTPIVLWVKDLEALEMQLDVLDKCDAEAEEARKKLKGDANGEAGFKVSKQAPKNPRKYTKKAINEEVSVETMGKPSSSAMETGQQAENAAEVVKPKGRGGSRKAPAKKQDKPISDEDDEIESLKDRLKAYRLDSSPEQSAETETDVLRVPAGRNAARKKPLAAVSVISDSEDEPDLDDDFDVQVKAVPETKKKGGRKAAAANEKAAKPPAATKRRGPASKQSQGLGQQLLTEMLKPAEESGISPEKKVRKMRASPFNKKSGSLLGGNHKGDDTGIETMPASTSENADVIDVPAKARPQRATRKQTTYVLSDSESEDSDFEQASEDSDSD from the exons atgGCGGCAGCGACCAAGAAAGTCCCATTAGCAACAAGCAACAGCGTAAACACGAACCAGGGGAAGACAATCGAAGAAACCTACCAGAAAAAGTCCCAATTGGAGCACATTCTTCTGCGACCCGACACCTATATCGGGTCAATCGAGAAGCACGCACAGACCCTCTGGGTTTACGAGGGTGACAAAATAGTGCACCGATCGGTCACCTATGTGCCAGGTCTTTacaaaatctttgatgaaataTTGGTGAATGCAGCGGATAATAAGCAAAGAGACCCGAAAATGGACTCTTTGAAGGTCGTGATTGATGGGGAGAATAATCTGGTTAGTGTTTATAACAATGGAGATGGGGTTCCGGTGGAGATACACAAGGAGGAAGGTGTTTATGTGCCTGAATTGATTTTTGGGCATTTGTTGACTAGTAGTAATTATGATGATGCTGAGAAGAAGACCACTGGCGGGAGAAACGGGTATGGTGCAAAGCTTACGAATATTTTTTCGACCGAGTTTGTGATTGAGACGGCTGATGGGAAAAGGCAAAAGAAGTATAAGCAG GTTTTCTCTAACAACATGGGGAAAAAATCTGAGCCAATGATCACTAAGTGCAAGGAGGGTGAGAATTGGACCAAGGTGACATTTAAGCCTGATTTGGCTAAGTTTAGCATGACTCATCTGGAAGAAGATGTGGTAGCTTTGATGAAGAAAAGGGTGGTTGACATGGCTGGTTGCCTTGGAAAGACTGTGAAGATTGAGCTCAACGGAAGTCGTGTGCCTGTCAAATCATTTCAAGATTATGTTTACATGTACTTGAACTCTGCCTCTGAACCTGGCTCAGAACGCCCTAAAAG TTTCTACGAGAAAGTTGGTGATAGGTGGGAGGTTTGTGTGAGCCTCACGGAAGGTCAATTCCAGCAG GTCAGCTTCGTTAATAGCATTGCAACCATCAAGGGTGGAACTCATGTTGATTACGTCACTAATCAGATCACTAATTATGTGATGAATGCTGTTAATAAGAAGCACAAGAATTCCAACATCAAAGCCCATAACGTGAAGAACTATCTGTGGGTTTTTGTCAATTGCCTTATTGATAACCCTGCTTTTGATTCTCAAACAAAGGAAACGTTGACACTTCGCCAGAGCAGTTTTGGATCGAAATGTGAACTTTCTGAAGACTTTTTGAAGAAAG TGGCAAAGTCTGACATCGTCGACAACCTCCTCTCGTGGGCAAAATTCAAGGAAAACAAGGAGCTTAAGAAGACTGATGGAACAAAGACAGCGAAGGTTAATGTTCCGAAGCTCGAGGATGCTAACGAGGCTGGAGGGAGGTACTCTGAAAAATGTACATTGATATTGACTGAAGGAGATTCAGCAAAAGCTCTGGCA ATAGCTGGTGTGGCTGGGCTGTCTCAGACGGAACGGAGTTTCTACGGTGTATTTCCTTTGAGAGGTAAATTGCTCAATGTGCGAGAAGCCACGCCTAAACAGCTCAAAGAGAATAAGGAAATTGAGTGCATCAAGAAGATTCTTGGTTTGCAGCATGATAAGCAGTACAGTAATGTCAAGTCTCTGAGATACGGTCATCTGATGATAATGACAGACCAG GATCATGATGGGTCTCACATTAAAGGCCTGCTGATCAATTTCCTTCATTCATTCTGGCCATCATTACTGAAAGTCCCATCATTCTTGGTTGAGTTTATAACTCCTATTGTCAAG GCAACTCATAGAAACGGAACAGTTCTATCGTTTTATTCCATGCCGGAGTATGAATCCTGGAAAGGAAGTTTGGCGGGAAATGCGAGTAGCTGGTCCATCAAATACTATAAG GGGTTGGGAACAAGTACATCCAAGGAAGGAAAAGCATACTTTCAAAGTCTTGACAAGCACAAGAAagactttatatggatggatgAGCAAGATGGGGATGCAATAGAGCTTGCGTTTAGTAAAAAGAAGATCGAAGCAAGAAAGAGTTGGCTTCGGCAGTACGAG CCTGGTACTCACCTTGATCAGAAACAGAAGCTCATAAAGTACAGCGATTTCATTAACAAGGAGCTTATATTGTTTTCCATGGCGGATCTTCAAAGATCCATTCCTTCAATGGTTGATGGCCTCAAGCCTGGTCAGAGGAAGatccttttctgttcttttaaGAGGAATTTTGTCAAAGAGGCGAAGATTTCCCAGTTTTCTGGTTATGTATCCGAGCATTCTGCTTATCATCATGGTGAGCAGAGTCTTGCCAGTACAATCATTGGAATGGCACAGGATTTTGTTGGCAGCAACAACATTAACCTTCTTCTGCCAAATGGTCAATTTGGCACCCGCAGTGTG GGAGGCAAAGACCATGCAAGTGCTAGGTACATTTATACTCAGCTCTCTCCTATTACGAGGTTCTTGTTCCCAAAGGATGATGATGGCCTTCTTGATTACTTGGATGAAGATGGGCAAACCATTGAACCTACTTg GTACATGCCAATTATTCCAATGGTCCTTGTGAATGGTTGTGAAGGAATCGGCACTGGCTGGAGCACTTTCATCCCTAACTATAACCCAAGGGATGTTGTCGCAAACATAAGGCGgttattgaatggtgaaatgaTGGAGCCTATGAATCCATGGTATAGAGGTTTTAAAGGAACTATTGAAAAAGGTGCATCAAAGGAAGCTGGTTGTAGCTACACTGTTAATGGTGTCATCAATGAAGTAAATGAGACAACACTCAGGATAACTGAACTGCCCATCCGTCGGTGGACAGATGATTACAAGGCATTTTTGAATTCTGTTACAGAGGGGAATAGAGATGAAAATGGCAATTTACCAAAGGATCCCTTTATTAAG GATTTCAGAAAGTATGGTGATGATGCGACAGTAGTTTTTGAAGTTCTGTTGTCGGAAGAGAACATGATGATTGCAAAGCAAGAGGGTTTgctaaagaaatttaaattaaccaCCTCAATTAGCACAAGTAATATGCACCTCTTTGATTCAGCAGGggtgattaaaaaatatgacaacCCAGAACAAA TCCTTGAAGATTTTTTCCACTTAAGGCTTGAATACTACGAGAGAAGAAAG AAAGTTCTGCTGGAAAATCTAGAATTCGAGTTGTTGAAACTGGAAAACAAGGTCAGGTTTATCCTTGGAGTCGTGAGAGGTGAAATCATTGTGAATAACAGGAAGAGAGCCGATTTGTTCCAAGAGCTGCACCAGAAAGGTTTTACCCCCATTCCGAAGAAATCTAAGGCTGTTGTTGCTGGGGCAACGGATGATAAAGATGAAGCAGAAGACAGCCTTGAAGTTTCTGGGGTGAGGGCTAGTGACTATGACTATTTGCTGTCAATGGCAATTGGAACCTTGACACTAGAAAAGGTTCAGCAGCTATGTGCTGACCATGACAAACTCAATGGAGAGGTTGACAATTTAAGAAAGACAACTCCAATAGTTTTGTGGGTGAAAGATCTTGAGGCTCTTGAGATGCAACTTGAT GTGCTGGATAAATGTGATGCTGAAGCAGAGGAggcaagaaagaaattaaaaggtgATGCAAATGGCGAAGCTGGTTTTAAGGTTTCTAAACAAGCACCTAAAAATCCAAGGAAGTACACTAAGAAAGCCATAAATGAAGAAGTATCTGTTGAGACCATGGGAAAACCATCCAGTTCTGCAATGGAGACAGGTCAGCAGGCAG AGAATGCTGCTGAGGTAGTGAAACCCAAAGGAAGGGGAGGATCAAGGAAGGCTCCTGCTAAAAAG CAGGACAAACCAATTTCGGATGAGGATGATGAAATAGAATCGTTGAAGGATCGACTTAAGGCATATAGACTTGATTCTTCGCCTGAGCAATCAGCTG AAACGGAGACTGATGTGCTTCGAGTACCAGCTGGGAGAAACGCTGCTAGGAAGAAGCCTCTAGCGGCTGTCTCAGTAATTTCTGATAGTGAGGACGAACCAGATCTTGACGACGACTTCGATGTACAAGTGAAAGCTGTcccagaaacaaaaaagaaggggGGGAGAAAAGCTGCTGCTGCAAATGAAAAGGCGGCCAAACCACCTGCAGCGACGAAGAGGAGAGGGCCAGCCAGCAAGCAGTCCCAGGGATTGGGCCAGCAGCTTCTAACTGAAATGTTGAAGCCTGCTGAAGAATCAGGAATATCTCCAGAAAagaaagtgaggaaaatgaGGGCATCTCCATTCAACAAGAAGAGTGGTTCTTTATTGGGCGGAAATCACAAGGGAGATGATACTGGAATTGAAACAATGCCAGCTTCTACATCTGAAAACGCCGATGTCATCGACGTGCCAGCAAAAGCAAGACCGCAGAGGGCAACCCGGAAGCAGACTACGTATGTCTTGAGTGACTCAGAGAGTGAAGATTCTGATTTTGAGCAGGCTAGTGAAGATTCGGACTCCGACTAG